A window of the Lactuca sativa cultivar Salinas chromosome 7, Lsat_Salinas_v11, whole genome shotgun sequence genome harbors these coding sequences:
- the LOC111880851 gene encoding protein BREAST CANCER SUSCEPTIBILITY 1 homolog, which produces MEATSHLERMGEELKCPICLSLLKYAVSLTCNHIFCNLCIDKSMKSDSTCPVCKTPYRRREIRPAPHMDTLVNIYKSMEVSSGVNIFVTQTEPQTSGPEDQIENATASRSKTTSKALGNTPTTQNQRKNKGKSLKGSLKKPKRCTSDPVRPSFPIKKRIQVPQHHPQETPTRPANPEGGKPELIKDRTQTNVAGLEDTDHLHENEERIFSPFFWLRNEEDNEETVEPTPLDLFNVSQSNAPCFSDIKDSLEDHSGHGTSKNDVNLDSEMFEWTQRPCSPELCASPVKKQEKESDGHDMVPEKETDNMEVVLPNLSSLQKVDHEVKVKGSKKRAKKTKESIQKKRVKRDTDKKEITTQQPIKRAKKSKNQDSSNRNNTITETNKTIISQFPIKPSLVNCKIKACSSTKQTDKDKVSKKLKTSKKVTFSTNEGDKIKPTDDIPRTSENVTTKKSGTLTEICCAFCHSKEESDITGCMTHYLKGKPITLDHEGAPNAIHAHINCTEWAPNVYFEDDIAVNLEAEFSRSKRIKCSCCGIKGASLGCYEKNCHRSFHFPCAKLTPECRWDKDNFVMLCPLHASHKLPNETCGSQLKQKNKSVPKRQLTNTRLDTHGLFTKVVLCCSALTNIEKETIVEFEKLSGVTILKTWDSRVTHVIASVDENGACRRTLKYLMGIIEGKWILTIEWIKACLEVKKPVDEQLYEINLDVYGFTGGPKLGRFRLLNKEPKLFNGLKFYFTGDFVASYKGYLHDLIIAAGGTVLHRKPVNLNDEKQFLIYSIEIPDKIKLKERNLVLSQRKSDAEALARSSGGVAVSNFWILNSIAASKLQDFD; this is translated from the exons TTTAAGTCTTTTGAAGTATGCAGTTTCGCTTACGTGCAATCACATATTTTGCAA TCTTTGCATCGACAAATCTATGAAGTCCGATTCAACTTGTCCTGTATGCAAAACCCCTTATCGGCGAAGAG AGATTCGTCCTGCACCTCACATGGATACTTTAGTGAACATTTACAAGAGCATGGAAGTTTCTTCTGGAGTCAACATATTTGTCACTCAAACAGAACCTCAAACATCAG GTCCTGAGGATCAAATAGAGAATGCGACTGCTTCTAGAAGTAAGACAACCAGCAAGGCCCTTGGAAACACACCAACGACACAAAATCAGAGAAAAAACAAAGGGAAATCCTTGAAAGGATCTCTAAAGAAGCCTAAAAGATGTACTTCAGATCCTGTGAGACCATCTTTCCCAATAAAGAAAAGGATTCAAGTGCCACAACATCATCCACAAGAAACACCAACAAGACCTGCAAATCCTGAAGGTGGGAAGCCTGAGCTTATCAAAGATAGAACTCAAACTAATGTGGCTGGATTAGAAGACACAGATCATTTACATGAGAACGAAGAAAGAATATTTTCCCCTTTCTTTTGGcttagaaatgaagaagataatgaAGAAACAGTCGAACCTACACCTTTAGATCTTTTTAATGTTTCACAATCAAATGCTCCATGCTTCAGTGATATCAAGGACTCCCTTGAGGATCATTCTGGTCATGGGACCTCAAAG AATGATGTCAATTTAGATAGTGAAATGTTTGAATGGACACAAAGACCTTGCTCTCCTGAGCTTTGTGCAAGTCCAGTAAAGAAGCAg GAAAAAGAATCTGATGGACATGATATGGTCCCAGAGAAGGAGACTGATAACATGGAAGTGGTTTTACCAAATTTATCCTCACTTCAAAAGGTTGACCATGAAGTTAAAGTCAAAGGGTCCAAGAAGAGAGCTAAAAAGACCAAGGAAAGCATCCAAAAGAAGAGAGTCAAGAGAGACACAGACAAAAAAGAAATCACTACTCAGCAACCTATAAAAAGggcaaaaaagtcaaaaaaccaAGATTCAAGTAACAGAAATAATACCATAACTGAGACCAACAAGACTATCATCTCCCAGTTTCCCATTAAGCCTTCTCTTGTCAATTGTAAGATAAAAGCTTGTTCTTCCACAAAACAAACTGATAAAGATAAAGTTTCCAAGAAATTGAAAACTTCTAAAAAGGTGACATTTTCTACAAACGAAGGGGATAAGATCAAACCAACTGATGACATTCCAAGAACGTCTGAAAATGTTACTACAAAGAAAAGTGGCACTCTGACTGAAATTTGTTGTGCTTTCTGCCACTCCAAAGAAGAATCAGAT ATTACTGGATGCATGACACACTACCTTAAAGGAAAGCCTATAACTTTAGATCATGAAGGTGCACCAAATGCCATACATGCACATATCAACTGTACAGAATG GGCTCCTAATGTATACTTTGAAGATGATATTGCTGTCAATTTAGAAGCTGAATTTTCTAGAAGCAAGAGGATTAAATGCTCTTGCTGTGGAATAaagggagcatctcttggatgtTATGAGAAAAATTGTCACAGAAGCTTTCATTTTCCTTGTGCAAAACTAACACCAGAATGCAGATGGGATAAG GATAACTTTGTCATGTTATGCCCACTTCATGCCTCTCATAAGCTCCCAAATGAAACATGTGGTTCTCAactaaaacagaaaaataaatcTGTCCCAAAAAG ACAGTTGACAAACACACGTTTGGACACACATGGGCTATTCACAAAAGTTGTTCTTTGTTGCTCTGCTCTCACAAACATCGAAAAg GAAACCATTGTAGAGTTTGAGAAGTTATCTGGAGTTACAATACTAAAAACATGGGATTCTAGAGTGACACATGTCATTGCATCAGTGGATGAAAATGGCGCATGTAGAAGAACTTTAAAATATCTCATGGGTATCATAGAGGGAAAGTGGATCCTCACCATTGAAT GGATTAAGGCTTGCTTGGAGGTCAAGAAACCTGTTGATGAACAGCTTTATGAGATTAATCTTGATGTTTATGGATTTACTGGAGGTCCTAAACTTGGGCGTTTTAGGCTACTCAAcaag GAACCAAAACTATTTAATGGTTTGAAGTTCTATTTTACTGGAGATTTTGTGGCTTCATACAAGGGATATTTACATGATCTTATAATTGCTGCTGGAGGCACAGTGCTACACAGGAAGCCTGTAAATTTGAATGATGAAAAGCAGTTCTTGATTTATAGCATTGAGATTCCTGATAAGATTAAACTGAAAGAGCGAAATCTTGTTTTGAGTCAAAGAAAGTCAGATGCAGAGGCTCTAGCAAGATCAAGTGGTGGTGTAGCTGTGAGCAACTTTTGGATCTTGAATTCTATTGCTGCTTCTAAGCTTCAAGATTTTGATTAg
- the LOC111880776 gene encoding uncharacterized protein LOC111880776 — MCLYDMSKFKDKRPPQLLATSTPQQHSYDDAVLEGVAANVKLLLKLIQDHKEACKTQRNDGRRMLRVAGMMTILDMVRTRIQNCQSFGTKRSDGLGPFGLSPAQSPKEKQRSTDPLTVDEQEKLKREHSASLAARKSLEIMCSGLGKEKEIMMGELAKKAHELSEMEEHINDLKAQNETLLAKVSQCAEMHKHDEKKQLLESLDGYRLMKRKVSEVHEENMAMQATMEEMGTKVSASLDKIRNYRQHLNNDSEEIVDIEEGILELEHMCKCFEKNSSKTAHS, encoded by the coding sequence ATGTGTCTTTATGATATGAGTAAATTTAAAGACAAAAGACCTCCACAATTACTTGCAACATCAACACCACAACAACATTCTTACGATGATGCCGTGTTAGAAGGCGTCGCAGCAAATGTCAAATTACTTTTAAAATTGATTCAAGATCACAAGGAGGCCTGCAAAACTCAAAGAAACGATGGCAGACGGATGTTGAGGGTGGCCGGAATGATGACCATCCTCGACATGGTCCGAACCCGGATCCAAAATTGTCAGTCTTTCGGAACCAAACGGTCTGATGGGCTCGGACCGTTTGGGTTGAGCCCAGCTCAAAGCCCGAAGGAAAAACAACGGTCAACAGACCCGTTGACCGTTGACGAACAAGAGAAGCTAAAGAGAGAGCATAGTGCGAGTTTAGCCGCACGTAAAAGTTTAGAGATTATGTGTTCAGGTTTGGGGAAAGAAAAGGAGATAATGATGGGGGAGTTAGCGAAAAAAGCACATGAGTTATCAGAAATGGAAGAACATATAAACGATTTAAAAGCGCAAAATGAGACATTATTGGCAAAAGTTTCACAATGTGCGGAAATGCATAAACATGATGAGAAAAAGCAGCTTTTGGAATCGCTTGATGGGTATCGATTAATGAAAAGGAAGGTGAGCGAAGTGCACGAGGAGAATATGGCGATGCAGGCTACAATGGAGGAAATGGGAACAAAAGTTAGTGCAAGTCTAGACAAAATTCGAAACTATAGACAACATTTAAACAATGATAGTGAAGAAATTGTCGATATTGAAGAGGGGATTTTGGAATTAGAGCATATGTGCAAGTGTTTTGAAAAGAATTCAAGTAAAACTGCTCATTCTTAG